The genome window ATGACGATGGCGTCGAAACCGGCGAATTTCAGCTCCGCCCCAAAGAACCCGCCCGATTCGCTCTCCCCATAGCCGCCGGTGAGGGGATTATAGGCGCCGGCGCTGTTGCGCCCGCTGTAGCCGATGGGCACACCCGTCAGCACGCCCGTGGCGAAAATCAGCGGGTTGTCCGGCCCCAGCGGGTCCGCATCGCGGGGCGCCTCCTTCAGCAGATAATAGGCGATGATGTTGCGCCCGCCCATATAGGTGCGGTAGAACTTGTCATCGGGGGATTCCGTCCAAATGCGGCCGTCAGAGAGGTTGACCCGCAGGATCTTGCCGACGTATCCGAACCCCATGGCGAACCTCCTTGCTCAGAATGGACTGGTGTTATGCTTGTCAGACCACTATGCCCAGTATAGCATGAGCGGTGGGTTTTGACAACCGCCCGCTCCAGGCGTATCATCGCGGCAGTTTTGCTCATATCTTGCTGTCAGGAGGTGCATCATGTCCCGCCAGGTGATCGCCACACCGAAGGCGCCGGCCGCAGTCGGCCCCTATTCCCAGGCCATCAAGGCCAACGGCTTCGTCTTCACCGCCGGCCAACTGGGCCTGGACCCCGCCACCGGCAAGCTGGTCGAAGGGGATGTCACGGACCAGGCACGCCAGGCCCTGAAAAACCTGCAGGCCATCCTGGAGGCCGCCGGCTCCTCCCTGGAACAGGTGGTCAAGGTCACCGTGTTTCTGAAGGATATCAACGATTTCAAACGGGTCAATGAGGTATATGCGGAGTTCTTCACCACCCAGCCGCCGGCGCGTTCCGCAGTGCAGGTCGCCGCACTGCCCCTCGGCGGCCTGGTCGAGATCGAGGCCGTCGCAGTTGCCCCGTGACAAAAAGCCTCCCGCAGGAGCTCTTCCTGCGGGAGGTTCTTTATCGGCCCCCGCCGGCGTATAAGAGGATAAGAGGCAGAAGGGTTCTCCCCATGCCGGCGCCCCGCAGAGCCACCATGCCGTCCGCAGGGTTCGCCGCGTTGCTGAAAATCACCAGCGTGTCGTTCCAAACGCCCGAGGCCGGCGGCGTGAAGGCGATGACGAAACTCTCGTACTGGCCGCGCGGGATGACCAAGGGAAATTCCGTCGGACGCGCCAGCCGAAAAGCCCTTCCATCCACGAACGATGCGCCGGTGATGACAAGATTGGCACAGCCATTGGCAATGGGCGGAAAAGAGACCCACACCTCTTCCTGGGCTGTGCGGCCGGCCGGCAGGCTCCCGAAATCAATGCTCCGGCGGGAGACAGCGATGCGTACCTCGCACGCCGGCGTGGCCGTCAGGGTGGGTGTTGGCCCCAGGGTGGCGGTCGCCGTCGGTGTGGCCGTGCTGGTAGCCGTGGCGGTCGGGGTGGGCGTGAAGGCCGGCGTGACCGTCCAGGTCGGGGTGGCCGTCTCAGTGGGCGTATAGGTGATCGTCGGTGTGGCCGTCCGGGTGACGGTCGGCGTCGGCGTGGAGGTCGGCATGACGGTGGCGGTCGGGGTGGCAGTAGGGATCACCGCCGGCACCTGGTAGACGATCTGCAGTTTCGGACGCGAGGCCGGCGAAACGGTATATTCGGAAGAGGCGAAGCGGTAATACAGGCTTCCCTGCCCCGGCCCCAGGAGCAGGACGCCGAAATTGCCGGCGGGATCCCGCACCCAATCCGCCACCAGCGAGGTGATATCGAAATTCAGCCACGTGTTGATGTTGGAGGCGGTCTGCACCGCCGCCGGGGTGGTGTCATAATCACCGCCGGGCGTCTGCCAGGGGACGCCGGCGCGCGCCGTGTTCCACGTCGCCGCCGCCTCCTCCCAGGCTTTCGTCACCCGATGCACCGTGATCACCATGGACTGGCTGGGATAGCGGTATGTCGGCCATATGCTCAATGTGGCCTGCAGGATCGTGGCGTACGGCGGGATGCTCGACAGGTCAAAGGCCACCAGCACGCGCAGGGCATTATCGCCGCGCAGCCACAGCGCATCTTCCGCGCCGTGAGCCTGGTTGGGATTCCAGGCATCCAGGCTGGTGTCCCGGACGCCCTGGTAACCGTCCAAGCCGCGCTGGAGCACAATGGTGGTGGGCACCGGCGAGGCTGTCGGGGTCGGTGTATAAAGGGGGGTAGGCGTCGGCGTGGGAGTTGGGATAAAGTAGCTGACGCTGAGGTAGGGGCGTTTGCCGGCATCCGCATATTCCCGCGAATATGCCGAATAGCGCACATAGGGATGCACGCCGGCCTCGCCTCGGATCAACACGCCCTCGTTGGGCAGTGCGCCGCTGACCCACTCCTGCACCAGCGCGGTGATATCCCACGAGGCCCATCCTAGGCCCGTCAGGATGGTGATGGCCGCCGGCTCCCCGCGGCGGTCGCCCGGCACGCCGTTGGCCCCGCCGGCGGACCAGGCCTGCCCCACAGCCGCC of Anaerolineae bacterium contains these proteins:
- a CDS encoding RidA family protein, whose product is MSRQVIATPKAPAAVGPYSQAIKANGFVFTAGQLGLDPATGKLVEGDVTDQARQALKNLQAILEAAGSSLEQVVKVTVFLKDINDFKRVNEVYAEFFTTQPPARSAVQVAALPLGGLVEIEAVAVAP